TTTCTGAAACATAAGGTAACAGTGAATTTATGGTATTAAAATCTGCATTTAAAAGTAAAAACGGACACGTACTAAAACCGCCTTTTTCTCTATTGTAAATCTTGTTTAGGTTCTTTAAATAAAAGGAAGTTGTTCTACTACCAAGTCCTAATATTGCAAGTTTATTTTTTATCATATTAGTTTCTATTTAAAACATAATCAGCAAAATAAGCTTTGCTATCCAAAATTTTAGTTTTTAAACTAAAATCGGTCTTTGAAATAATTTTTTTTATCAAATCATCATTATATTTTCTTGAAATTTCAGTGTGAATTTTTTCTCCTTTTTTAAAGTGATATTTTTTACCAATGGCTTTAATTTCTACTGATTGATCTGCTGTACTCATTATAAAGCTCTTTGCAATGCCTTCTTCCTCATTATATTCTGGGTGATGTTTAAATTGGTTGATATTAAAATTAGCTTCTAATTCCTTGTTAATTCTATCAAGTAAGTTCATGTTGAATTTTGCAGTAATTCCTTGACTATCATTATAAGCTGGCCCCACAATTTCTTCCGATTTTATCAAGTCTACACCTAACAATAACTTATCTCCTGAATTAAGATTATCACCTAAATTGTAAATAAATTTTGAGGCTAATTCATCATTCATATTTCCTATATTGGAGCCTAAAAACAAAATTATTTTAGGATTTTTACTCGTTTTTAAGGTGTCTAAAACTTTAAAATAATCTCCTTGTAGTGTTTTTATGGATAATTTGGGAATTTCACTTTTTAAATTTTCTTTTAAAAGTGATAAAGCATTCGAAGAAATATCGATAGGGAAATAGTCAAAATTGTAGTTTTCATTAACTAAAACTTTTAGTAATTCCTTGGTTTTTAAGCCATCACCAGCTCCTAATTCAATTAACTCAAAATAAGAATCTTTTTGAATATCAAACGAATTGATTAACTCGTGGGTTTTGTTTTTAAAAATATCAAACTCACATCTTGTTAAATAATATTCAGGTGAATTCATGATCTTAACAAAAAGTGCGTCTCCTATTTTATCATAAAAATATTTTGAGGGTAATTTTTTAGGTGTTGAATCTAAACCTTGCTGAACTTCTTTCTTAAATATATTGTTCATATTATTTTACTAATCTTAAACCTGTAAATTGCCACCTATCAGAAGTGTGAAAAAAGTTACGATACGTGTTTCTACTATGATTTTTAGAAGTTGCTACAGAAGCACCTCTTAAAACCATTTTATTGCTCATAAATTTGCCATTATATTCGCCAACAGCGCCATTTTCTTTTTCGAATCTTGGATATGCCAAATAAGCACTGTTTGTCCATTCCCAACGTTTTCCCCAATCTAAATTGTTGGAAGCAATTTCCCATTCAAATTCGGTTGGCAAACGCATTCCTTTCCATTCTGCAAAAGCACTAGCTTCATAATAATTAATGTGACAAAGTATTGCATTTTCATCTACTTTTTGCATTCCTGCAAGCGTGTAATAATGCCATTTGTTATTCATTTTATGCCAATATAAAGGCGAATTAATTTGTTCATTATTTACCCAACTCCAACCTTCATCTAACCAAAGATTAAAATCTGAATAGCCACCAGCATTCATAAACTCTATATATTCTCCATTAGTTATGAAGTAATTATTTATTTCAAAATCATCAACATAAACTTTATGAACTCCTAATTCATTATCGTAACAAAAATCGGTTCCTTGATAGCCAATATCATAAACTCCAGCTTTTATTTTTATACATTTTGAGTCTGTATTGCTGTCTTTTACTAGATTATAAGCTGCATCTAAACTTGGAAAAATAGGGTTGTGTCCCAGCATATATTTCACATCTGTAATTAATAATTCTTGATGTTGTTGCTCATGATTTAAACCAAGTGTAATTAAATCTGTCACTTTTTTATCAGAAATATCCTTTAAATATTCCTGCATTTTAGCATCTACGTATTTTCTATAATCTAAAATCTTACTAGTACTGGGTCTTGACATATTACCTCTGTTGTTTTGTAAAATTCTTTCACCAACAGTATTATAATAGCTATTAAAAAGATAGTTGAAGTTTTTATCGAACTCGTGGTAATTTTTTGCATGATTTTTTAAAATAAAAGTTTCAAAAAACCAAGTTGTATGTGCCAAATGCCATTTTGCAGGACTTGCAAAATCAACCACCTGAACTGCATAATCTTCTATTTCTAAAAGACTGCAAAACTCAATAGTTTTTTGTCTTATTAGCTGATATTTATGTAATAAGCTCATTTATTTTTTGTTTAAAATGCTCTTTATTTATAGAGCTTGATTTTTTTGTGTTGTTTAAAACAAATAATTAGACTAATATAATAATTAAAGATTTAAAAGTTAAAATTCTTATTGAATGCGTTACAATTAAATCTGAATCAGCAAATATTAAAAGTTATGTTTAAAAATACTTTTATTAAAATGGAAGCACTTATAAAATGAAAACATGTAAGTCCCTCTTAAATACTTAAGAGTTAAATTTTACTATTATGTTTCAGAAAATTATTTTTTTTAAGTTTTACACAAAAAAAAAGTAAGCCTCGTTTTTAAAATAAAAACGACGACTTACCAAGTAAACTAATAAAACCAAGTATTAGTAAGAATATGAGAAGTTAGCTTTCTCATAAATTTTTATTCTTTGCTATCTTTATGATCGAAACTTAAAACGCGTTTTAATTTCCATTTATTGTTATCTAAAATCCAAAGATGTGTAAATTGTGCAGTGCCTGTTTTGCGAATTTTTATTATTTTCTTTAACGTAAAAATCGTGTTTGCCATTTTGAATTGCACCATAAACTTTTCCATTGTTTTTAAGTTGATGCACTTCTAAAGAGTTTTCAACTAACTTTCTTGTAAAAGTTCCAGGGTTTGTACAAATGTTGTTTTTAACAGCATTTATAAACTCTTCTCTATTTTGAACACCAACAATATCATGATAAAACTCAATATCTTCAGCGATAATCAGTTCTAATTTATCAACCTCACAATTGTTAAAAGCTCTATCAAAAATAATACTGTCATTCGCTTTTAATACTTTATAAATTTCAGAATTTTTATCAACTTGTGCAGTGCTTATCAAACTAAAAAGAAATACACTTATAGCAATTACTAATTTGTAAAAAGCAGATTCTTTAAAGGATGCTAAAAGTGAATTCATAATTAATTGTTTTTAAGATCTGTTAAAAGTAAGATGAGTTAAAGAAATCTTGAGGCTTTTATAAAACCTCAAGAAATCTAATTTTGGTTGATTGATCTAATTAATTCTATTTTTATTTAGCAGAAATACTTCCACCAGAAGTTGATGTCTTTTTTACCTTTTTTGGGTTTCCTTTAAAATCGATATCTCCACCACTTGTAGCAACTGCATCTATATTTTCTGAAGCATAAATGTTAATATCTGCACCACTTGTAACCTTAACAGTCGCATTTTTACTCTCTAAGTCATATCCGTTAATAGAAGCACCACTTGTTGCAGTAGCTGTGTGATTGTTTGCAATTCCTGAAATTTTAATCCCAGCACCACTTGTAGCTGCAGTGCTTACAGAATCAGCATCTAAAGAAAGTCTAATATCTGCACCACTTGTAGCAATAACAGCCATCATTTCTGTTTTTATCATTTCTTCAGCATACACATCTGCACCACTTGTAGCAGTAATTGCGTCTAAATTTGTTACAGTAACATGAATCTTTTTAGCTTCTGCTCTCCAGATATTCTTTTCCGAATAAATTTTTAAAACACCTTCGTTAATTTCTGTAAAAATAATATCGTGCAGATTTTCATCAGCTTCTACAATAATTTCATTTTTAGAACCTTGAGTTATGTACAAATCTAAACCTGTGCTAATGGTTATTTTTGTAAAATCTGCTTTAGCACTTCTGTTTTCTGTAATTACATTTTTATTTCCGTTAACGCTATTAAACATATTTGCGTTACAAGAACTTAAAATTGTTGCTAAAAATAGTACTGAAAAAAATGTTTTGATTGATGTTTTCATAATGGTTGTTTTTGTATTATACTTCAAAGTTCTTTAAATAGACGTTTAAAAAGAAAGTTTGGTTGCCCAACTGTTGTTTTTTTGTACTGAATTGTATAAAAACAACTTAGTCTTCTTTTTCAGGTTCAGTTTCTTGTTTAATTTCAATGACTTTTTCATCATCTTTAACTTCACAATCTGTGCATGTTAAGTTTTTAGATGTCATTTTAAAGTGATGATCTACCATTTCTTTATCATAAATATCCTCTTCATTATCAATGTTTGATAAAAAGTATTTTGTGGTTACATCAAAATAAACAAATACATTTTCTGGTATGTAAAAGATTAGGTTTACTTCTTCATCTTTCCAGATATTTTTAAAATCAGATAAAAAGTAAGCATCTAAAATAATAGTATTATCTACAATTTTAAATTTGTATCTAATTTTTTCTGAATTTAAACTTGCGCTACTTTTACTTTTTCCTTTTGATTCTTTTTGAACAATTAAGTAACTTTCATCAGAAGAACTTTTTCTAACATCAACTCTTATATTATTCGTATACACCATTTTTTCGCCATCAATTTCTACTTCTTCTTTTCGAGAACTTCTTCTTAAAGTGGGTTTGAAATAAATAGTATCATCATTTACCATTTTAATTTGTAAAGTATCATTGGCAATAAGGTTCAAAGAATTTTTTGTTGATGATTGCCCATAATTTGCATGCGATGTTCCAAAATCTAATCCCGTAAAAATTAGTGCTAAAAGAGAAACAATCCAAATACCTAATAATGATAATGATGCAGGTTTGCTTAACTTTTGTACGTTGCTAGATAAAATTCTTAATCCTAAAATAAATAAGATTAAAAACGGAATTCCAATTAAAAATAGTCCTGCTAAAGTAAGCAGCCAAACAGGTAATTTAGCTTCGTAAAAGAAAGGTGGATACTCCAAACCATCTACATTTAACCACTCTAAACTTCCGATAGAAAACCCTCCAATAATTAGAGATAAAATAACAGCAGCAGAAACAAAAATTATAATGATACCAATAAACTTGCCAATTACTTTAAAAATAGCGAGTATAATTTTACCAATTGTATCTACAAAATCGCTTGCTCCGTTATTTTTTTTTGTCTTTGCTGAAAACGTTTTATTCATTTTATCAGAAAATTCATTTGCACCATCTTTTATTTTTTCGGATGCTTTGTTGGCAAATACAGTAACGTTTTCTGACATATTATTAAACTCTTCACGAATCTTTTTTTCGATGTTATCGATGTTTACAGGTTCGCCTTCCATTTGTAATTTTTCTGCGGTTGTTTTTGCTTCTGGCAACAAAATCCAAAGTATAATGTAGGCTAAAGGAGAAAAACCAGAGGCAAATAAAACTATAAATAAAATACGTATCCAAATAACATCAATATTAAAATAATGCCCAATACCAGAACAAACACCACCCAAAAATTTGTCATCTCCATCTCTAAATAATTTTCTGCTAGAAGCTGTATTTCTTTGATAAGAATAACTAGCATCGCTATAAGCCTCTTCAGCATCTGCATAATCTTCTGGTTGCCCCATTATCTTAATAATATCATCAATATCACCTTCGTTAACAACCTGTCTTACATCCGTTATTTTTTCTGATAAAAGCTCGCTAATTCGTGCTTCAATATCTGCAATAATTTCATTTTTTCCTTGAGGATCGTCGCTCAAAGATCTAGAAATAGATTCTAAATATCTTCTTAATTTCTGATAGGCAACTTCATCTATATGAAAGAAAAATCCGCCTAAATTTATGTTGATAGTCTTATTCATTGGTAGTTGGTTTTTTGCTAGTTACTTGACTTACTGAGTTGATTAAATTGTTCCATGTTTTGTTTAATTCCTTTAAAAACATGCCTCCATTTTCTGTTAAAACATAATATTTTCTTGGAGGTCCAGAAGTGGATTCTTCCCATCTATAGGTAAGCAAACCTGCATTTTTGAGTCGTGTTAAAAGTGGATAAATGGTTCCTTCAACCACAATCATTTCAGCTTCTTTTAGTGTTTCGAGTATTTCAGAAGTGTA
The DNA window shown above is from Polaribacter sp. Hel_I_88 and carries:
- a CDS encoding L-histidine N(alpha)-methyltransferase — its product is MNNIFKKEVQQGLDSTPKKLPSKYFYDKIGDALFVKIMNSPEYYLTRCEFDIFKNKTHELINSFDIQKDSYFELIELGAGDGLKTKELLKVLVNENYNFDYFPIDISSNALSLLKENLKSEIPKLSIKTLQGDYFKVLDTLKTSKNPKIILFLGSNIGNMNDELASKFIYNLGDNLNSGDKLLLGVDLIKSEEIVGPAYNDSQGITAKFNMNLLDRINKELEANFNINQFKHHPEYNEEEGIAKSFIMSTADQSVEIKAIGKKYHFKKGEKIHTEISRKYNDDLIKKIISKTDFSLKTKILDSKAYFADYVLNRN
- the egtB gene encoding ergothioneine biosynthesis protein EgtB; the encoded protein is MSLLHKYQLIRQKTIEFCSLLEIEDYAVQVVDFASPAKWHLAHTTWFFETFILKNHAKNYHEFDKNFNYLFNSYYNTVGERILQNNRGNMSRPSTSKILDYRKYVDAKMQEYLKDISDKKVTDLITLGLNHEQQHQELLITDVKYMLGHNPIFPSLDAAYNLVKDSNTDSKCIKIKAGVYDIGYQGTDFCYDNELGVHKVYVDDFEINNYFITNGEYIEFMNAGGYSDFNLWLDEGWSWVNNEQINSPLYWHKMNNKWHYYTLAGMQKVDENAILCHINYYEASAFAEWKGMRLPTEFEWEIASNNLDWGKRWEWTNSAYLAYPRFEKENGAVGEYNGKFMSNKMVLRGASVATSKNHSRNTYRNFFHTSDRWQFTGLRLVK
- a CDS encoding DUF4440 domain-containing protein, with the protein product MNSLLASFKESAFYKLVIAISVFLFSLISTAQVDKNSEIYKVLKANDSIIFDRAFNNCEVDKLELIIAEDIEFYHDIVGVQNREEFINAVKNNICTNPGTFTRKLVENSLEVHQLKNNGKVYGAIQNGKHDFYVKENNKNSQNRHCTIYTSLDFR
- a CDS encoding head GIN domain-containing protein, with product MKTSIKTFFSVLFLATILSSCNANMFNSVNGNKNVITENRSAKADFTKITISTGLDLYITQGSKNEIIVEADENLHDIIFTEINEGVLKIYSEKNIWRAEAKKIHVTVTNLDAITATSGADVYAEEMIKTEMMAVIATSGADIRLSLDADSVSTAATSGAGIKISGIANNHTATATSGASINGYDLESKNATVKVTSGADINIYASENIDAVATSGGDIDFKGNPKKVKKTSTSGGSISAK
- a CDS encoding PspC domain-containing protein, encoding MNKTININLGGFFFHIDEVAYQKLRRYLESISRSLSDDPQGKNEIIADIEARISELLSEKITDVRQVVNEGDIDDIIKIMGQPEDYADAEEAYSDASYSYQRNTASSRKLFRDGDDKFLGGVCSGIGHYFNIDVIWIRILFIVLFASGFSPLAYIILWILLPEAKTTAEKLQMEGEPVNIDNIEKKIREEFNNMSENVTVFANKASEKIKDGANEFSDKMNKTFSAKTKKNNGASDFVDTIGKIILAIFKVIGKFIGIIIIFVSAAVILSLIIGGFSIGSLEWLNVDGLEYPPFFYEAKLPVWLLTLAGLFLIGIPFLILFILGLRILSSNVQKLSKPASLSLLGIWIVSLLALIFTGLDFGTSHANYGQSSTKNSLNLIANDTLQIKMVNDDTIYFKPTLRRSSRKEEVEIDGEKMVYTNNIRVDVRKSSSDESYLIVQKESKGKSKSSASLNSEKIRYKFKIVDNTIILDAYFLSDFKNIWKDEEVNLIFYIPENVFVYFDVTTKYFLSNIDNEEDIYDKEMVDHHFKMTSKNLTCTDCEVKDDEKVIEIKQETEPEKED
- a CDS encoding PadR family transcriptional regulator, with protein sequence MKIENTKAQMRKGVLEFCILSILKNGDAYTSEILETLKEAEMIVVEGTIYPLLTRLKNAGLLTYRWEESTSGPPRKYYVLTENGGMFLKELNKTWNNLINSVSQVTSKKPTTNE